In Tachysurus fulvidraco isolate hzauxx_2018 chromosome 9, HZAU_PFXX_2.0, whole genome shotgun sequence, the sequence CTCACTGCGGTCCAAATAGGTTCTATTTTATACCTACAGGAAGTGTTTAAATCCGTCAGCGTGTGTCGTACCTGAGAGGACGATGTTTCCCACCAGATCCCTGCGCAGGTCGACGTCTGACTGAAGAACTGACCTGAAAATGCTCTCGTGCATCCCATAATaatcctgaccaatcagctcCGGCCTGAACAGGATCTCTGGAGCTCTGaagatttcaaataaacaagTCAGCAAACACCTAcacctccccccccccctcaaaccccacccccaccccacacacacacactctacctgAACCTTTCAGTCGTCACGGAGACGACGTGTCCGTCCGGTAGAGTGTAATGCACCTGTGCATTGGCCCCGCCTCTTCCACTAAGCTCCGCCTCATAGTTGAGAGCCACAAAGCAGcatttttccttcatttcacGCACAAGCTCCATCTCAGCAGACGTCCGCATGCACACACCCTGTTCTGTCaacagctgacacacacacacacacacacacacacacacacacacacacacacacacacacacacacacacacacacacacacaggtcacctCAGGTCTGGTTCAGGTATCTCTAATTTACAAAGAGACCACAGGAAGTACTGTAGTGTTGCTAAAGTGATAAAAGCTTTATGGAGGTAAATGACACATAGCAACAGTTGCTAAGCACTGACAGGAATGAGATGGAGTTCGTACCTGTTTGAGCTGCAgtgtgatgtcatttcctgctAGATTAAAACGCTGAATAGCGTGAGATAGACAGTAACCATCAAACACAGGGACGCTGTGACTCACACCGTCTCCAGAGTCAAAcaccacacctacacacacacacacacacacacacacacacacacattaacactgcggTCAGCTCAGGTCTGGATCAGGAATTTCTCATTTGCAAAGTGACGTTAGTGTCTCCAAGCTCCTAAACAGCATCATCactgcaggagtgtgtgtatgtgtgtgtgtgtgtgtaccggtgGTCCGTCCGGTGGCGTACAGTGCCAGAACAGGCTGCAGTGCCATGTACGCAAGAGGAACATTAAAGTTCTCAAACATGAGCTCTACAGAACGCTGGCGGTTCTCACGGACACTCAACACTCCCTCCGTCAGCAACACAGGGTGATCCTCACTACACACACGCAACTGCTCAAAGGCATGACTCcaaatctgtacacacacacacacacacacacacacacacacacacacacacacacacacacacacacacacacacacacacacacacacggttactTGGTGGTTTAAGTGTAACAGCAGAATTCATCTGATTGTTAAACCTCACCATCTCCATCTGGTCCCAGTCGGACACCACGCCGTTCCTCATTGGGTAATGAAGTGTTAACACCCCCCTCATGTGCTGAGCGTCGTGTCCCACATACACACCGCGCTCCACACTGACACTCATCACCTCCTgcacaggcaacacacacaatgcaaataaataaataaataaatattcctgTTTCCCTGAGAAAGCAGCAGGAGGTAGAAGCTCAGGACCTTCAGTTCAGCACAAACATCTCAGCAGCTTTAGGAACATTACCGTGTACTTGGGCAGACCCACAGCGGTGGGGAAGACGGTGGTGGGCAGGTCCTGGTCGGCAAAGCCAGCTTTCACCAAACTGGAGCCGGTGTCCAACACCACAGGGGTCTGAAACtcactcatctacacacacacacacacacacacacacaatctgctgCAAACTGAACACTGCAAGATGAAGACGGTGAGATGTACCACAGGTTCTGCCCCAGAGCTGTGAATACTGAGCAGATCACAAAAGTAGATCACAAACTGGATCCAAACCTCTCTAGTGCAGATCTGAAGTTGATGAAGATCTGGTGATCTGCAGACACGTCTTGTTAAAGCCCGGTCACCATGATGATTGGTTTTCTCCACTGTTTCACAGAGCTCAGATGTTTCACCTGCAGGGGATTCATTTGTGGAGACCAGACCTTCACACCATGACTCTTCAGGTCTGTTGCTACATTCGGACCCTTCAGGTTCTTCAGGCACGTTCTCTCCCCCAAGCCCAAGATCCTGAGTGTGAAGATTGTTATTGTTGGCATTCAGGTTTTTGGGGCCTGTTGAGGTTCTACATGGAATCTTACACGCTTTGGTTAATGGAGTAACAGATGATTGTGAAGCAGTCTGGTGTGTAGCGTCGCACGCGTCGTCTTCAGAATCTGCACTTCTCTGTAACTTCAGTCGAACAGTTTGAGGACGAGGTGTTGGACCACCAGGATCAAAAGCAGTGGTCAATACGTCCTCTGATGTTAGAGTTTCCACCTTGAGATCTTCACCACACTTTTCAGCCGAGTCCAAGATTAAACATCTTTCTTCTTTCATATCATGAGGATCTAAGAGTTTTTTTGCTTGTCCAATATCAGGACATTCGTGTGTCTCACATCCACCAGCTGCCAGGACAGAAGGCACAGCAGACGTTCTGGATGATGGTGCAGGAGAGTCGGCGTTTTGCTGAGCCACAAAATTTAAGCTCATGTTTATGGAATCATTGGCTGAAGAATCTGCAGCAACATTCAAACATTTACAGTTAAGTGATGCTTCTGGATGGGAACATCTGTGCTGAACATCTGCAGCCATGTCTGATGGCTTCTGACTGATGGCTTGTGCATCTTGTGTTAAACGTTTGCAGTTCCTCAGGAGAGCTTCATCCTCTGATTTCAACACTGAACCTGTTCCCATGATGGAACACCTGACAAGTTTGTGTCCCTTGCTCAGATACTTTAGCTTGCTTTTCTTCATCTCCATGCTCAGGTTCCTCTCCATCTCCTCCACTTCCTTCTTCTCTTGTTCCAGTTTCTCGAGGAACCGCGTCCTGTCCTCACCGAGGCTCAGAGTTGACGTCCTTTCCTTAGATTCACAGTGATGCATCTCGTTGATTTTCAGGTTCTCTTCAACAAGCTTTTCCTCCAAGGTCTTCAGATTTTCTACATCTTTCAAAAGCTCTGATCTTTCCGGACCTCCCTTTACCGCTGGAAGGTGACCGAGCGAGTCAGAGCCTGGTACTGATGAAGGTTCACCACTCTGAGGAAGACTTGTATGATCCTGAGACAAAACATCGTCCTCCAATCCCATCACACCTGCTTCAGCCAAGTCAGAGGAGTTCATCTGAGTAAACTCACAAGCTTTGCTCCATGAAGGCCACATTTTGTATGGACTGTCTGCTTCCAGTAGAACATCCAAGATCTCCTCCTGAGCTAGAACGCTCTCCTCTTCTTGCAGGATTCCAGCAGTTCGGCTCAGCATTTCTTCCACGGTTCTGAGCTCCTGCTGTTCTTTTA encodes:
- the LOC113661155 gene encoding uncharacterized protein LOC113661155 isoform X2, with amino-acid sequence MSVCTTEVRVSPSLPPDRVLRSSTVIFPGVFDQLGYALVVFPAEFQSKLLCDVTKEEVVEFVFYCLHLHSKSRSESLVSVVADLREASLTVTRRIAEILLLLQLHRRTVHSFYVVQPKKRDVQKLLQKLLSSSKCSPAVKCVFLREVFELSNYVDRSQLPANLGGYFIYSHESWVSFIKEMDSFVQEFVAVVRKLPVCISALQDFSKLSVPTEYELLAVFCSTNQLRLERLRRDLGLDALYKRCKCVLEKFRAPEQDPCFQAMVGTVLFTHTALEMLQNYDRIQAAVEKVELLWRRVFSNALLRLHVLQLQRDSQQVVCDMECVIQKMRSYTPEALRDSNTAETLQLEFNTSVCTRAGVLVRQAEHLLNSVSETEVFRENGGHEWINDLERRTKELRAVTELQNRNLNTICTFHHCYHKIQRWYHVAVCESFLQDLLWRTCSIKYDQEETLLSHKQTEVFSVIEAFLRSNPPPEVEELQQMLHLANVVPDGHLEKAGKQLTHRCSRLRKLLFSPGSSTLPDLQMALQWQYEYLKSRTVELTSDPRTPSDRSVFRDSDLFPPSDTVVSRHNIYGSPLRLQSGTKPPSLSSFDSGFDGAGGGHLEAGGGKSCQDESSRLKSLLHVSEEQEQVSSSPEALSEQKSPRAPSIHITPNVNGDSVNFEVTMKRSATLPKNPWLSLPVDDLESCYTVIISPTQQKKTRSCDRLTQTTETSVCDLQDQSTEWSPVGNVLSSTITDGGPGTESSEVVPSLLWDSYDLRDSESLSLGERASEWEIKEQQELRTVEEMLSRTAGILQEEESVLAQEEILDVLLEADSPYKMWPSWSKACEFTQMNSSDLAEAGVMGLEDDVLSQDHTSLPQSGEPSSVPGSDSLGHLPAVKGGPERSELLKDVENLKTLEEKLVEENLKINEMHHCESKERTSTLSLGEDRTRFLEKLEQEKKEVEEMERNLSMEMKKSKLKYLSKGHKLVRCSIMGTGSVLKSEDEALLRNCKRLTQDAQAISQKPSDMAADVQHRCSHPEASLNCKCLNVAADSSANDSINMSLNFVAQQNADSPAPSSRTSAVPSVLAAGGCETHECPDIGQAKKLLDPHDMKEERCLILDSAEKCGEDLKVETLTSEDVLTTAFDPGGPTPRPQTVRLKLQRSADSEDDACDATHQTASQSSVTPLTKACKIPCRTSTGPKNLNANNNNLHTQDLGLGGENVPEEPEGSECSNRPEESWCEGLVSTNESPAGETSELCETVEKTNHHGDRALTRRVCRSPDLHQLQICTREMSEFQTPVVLDTGSSLVKAGFADQDLPTTVFPTAVGLPKYTEVMSVSVERGVYVGHDAQHMRGVLTLHYPMRNGVVSDWDQMEMIWSHAFEQLRVCSEDHPVLLTEGVLSVRENRQRSVELMFENFNVPLAYMALQPVLALYATGRTTGVVFDSGDGVSHSVPVFDGYCLSHAIQRFNLAGNDITLQLKQLLTEQGVCMRTSAEMELVREMKEKCCFVALNYEAELSGRGGANAQVHYTLPDGHVVSVTTERFRAPEILFRPELIGQDYYGMHESIFRSVLQSDVDLRRDLVGNIVLSDIVCVSCL